The following nucleotide sequence is from Rhodothermales bacterium.
CGGGGCGGCTTGTACGTTTCCAGCTGCATCATGTGCAGGAAGAAGCGCAACCGCTGCCACGCTCGCCACGCGGCGGTCAGGCTGGCGACCAGGATGAGGCCGTAGAGTAGAAACGACAACGTGGCATCCATGAGGGAGGGGGGCGATCAGACCGTGGCGTGCCGGGGCTCGAGGTGGCGGGAAAGCGCCTCGGCAACGGGCGCAGGCTGGTCGATATAGCCGTAGTGCCCCGCTCCCGGGAGTTCGATTAGTTGAGCGCCGCGTACGCCGGCGACGAGGGTATGCATCTGCTTGCGGGATATCGCATCGTCGCCCGTGCCCCAGAGCACGATCGTGGGCGCCTCGATGCGCGCCAGCCGATCCTCGAGATAACAGTTCGCTGTTTTAACGAACGTTTCCCGCATGACACCGGTGAGCTGGCGGAAATCGGACGAACCGAGGAGGGGCCAGATCCAGGTGTGGCGAAGCCAGTCCATGCCGGTGGCGCGCAGCCTGCCCGGCAAGAGACGGATCGGGAGTTTGAGTGCGCGCGCGATGCCTGAACGCACATAATAGGACACGCTCCGGGTGGGACGGGTGCCCGACGGGCTGATCAGGGCGAGGCTGGCCACATACCGCGCCAGATCCGGATCACTGGCCATGTAGAGTGCGATGCGTCCGCCGTTCGAGTGGCCGACGATATGGA
It contains:
- a CDS encoding alpha/beta fold hydrolase, yielding MTDPSAWVPRLHVETSGPAHADVVLLLHGWGSSAALMRPIAHMLAPSYRVLAIDLPGHGLTPPPPEPWGVPEYARLVAAFLDREGLERVHIVGHSNGGRIALYMASDPDLARYVASLALISPSGTRPTRSVSYYVRSGIARALKLPIRLLPGRLRATGMDWLRHTWIWPLLGSSDFRQLTGVMRETFVKTANCYLEDRLARIEAPTIVLWGTGDDAISRKQMHTLVAGVRGAQLIELPGAGHYGYIDQPAPVAEALSRHLEPRHATV